The stretch of DNA CAGTCGGTCGGTCAGATCCGGCTCGTCGATGAGCGAGCGGGCCACGCCGCGCGCGTGGACCTCGGTGCCGCTGACGCGAACGCGCTGCAAGGGGTGGGGCAGCAGTTCGGTGCACGACGAGCAATCGGTGGCTAGCGTTGGCACGCCACACGCCTGGCTTTCCAGGAGGGGCAGTCCGAAGCCCTCGGCCATCGTGGGCAGGACGAACACGTAGAAACTGTTGTAAACGGTTGCCAGATCGTCGTCGCACAGTCCCACAAGCGGATCGTAGTTCAGAGTCGCGCGCGTGTGGTCGGTGACGCCGTGGTGGTCGAGGATTAGCTGCAGGTCCTGTTCGCCGACGATGGGCGTGTGCAGGTAGAGCAGCGCGTCGGGCTTGTCGCGCGCGAAGCGGGCGAACGCGGCGATCAGCGCGGGCAGGCTTTTCCGCCGCTGGTTGGCCGCGACGGTGCCGACGACGAACTTACCCGCTACGCCAACGCGCGCCTTGCATTGCGCTTTGTCCAGCGGCCGGAAGACTGTGTGGTCCACGCCGTGCGGCATTACGACCGCCGTTCGGCCTGCTTGCGCACGCACAATGCCGGCGGCGTACTCGCTGAAGACGATGGCCCGGTCGACCGCGTTGATCCAAGCCTTCCACGAGTCGGGCAACGGCTCTGAATCGATCGGAAAGCAGGCTATCCAGGGCAGGTTCATCGAACGCCGCAGCGTCGGAAGTTCATCGAACATCCAGGGGTCGCCGATGGTGATGAGCCGTTGCGGCGACCACTCGGCACGCACCTGCTGGACGGCACCGCCGAAGTCGTTCACGGCCGATGGCACGATCGGGAAGCCATGTGGGTTGCGTTCGCCAGCGTAGCCCGCACCGATGGCCCGCACCGCGTGGCCGGCATCCATCAGGCACTGCGCCAAGTCCCGCGTGACCCGCCCGTAACCGGTCGAGAGCGTGGGGCTGTGGCTGGCAAGCAGAACCTTGGCCATCGGGTGCTCCTTGACACCCATTGTGGCGGGCGGGTGTAATTAGCCTGCAGCTCTCAAAAAGGGGGAGCTCGTTCCCTGAATATTTATCACAGAGACGGCACCCAATGTACAATTCGACCCGCACCACGTATGCCATCGAGGCGCTCGAACCGCGCCAACTGCTGACCACCTTCCTCGTGTCCAACACCGCCGACGCAGGGGAAGGTTCACTGCGCCAAGCGATCCTGAACGCCAACGCCGACGCCAACGCCGACAACATTCATTTCGCCATCGCGTCGCCCGGCCCGTGGTCGATCGCGCCGCTCACAAACCTGCCTACCATCACGGCACCGGTCGTTCTGGACGCGACGACCCAGCCCGGCTATGCCGGCAAACCGGTGGTCGAGATCAAGGGGCCGGACTTGGCGTGGAACTCGGTTGGTTTTCACGTCTGGGACGGCTCGGATCATTCCCTGATCCGGGGCCTGGTCATCAACGGATTCCAATACGGCATCATTACGCGGGGCATCTCCGTACGGGTGGAGGGGAACTTCATCGGTACCGATCTCAGTGGCACCGCTGCGGTGGGCAATGGCATAGGCGTGCTCGCGATGGGTCGCAACGCGATCATCGGTGGCTCCGTCGCCGCTGCGCGAAACGTGATTTCGGGCAACCGCGAAGGCGTCGGATTCAGCAGCGGAAGCGGTGAGGGCACGGTGATCCGTGGCAACTACATCGGCACCGATCACACCGGCACCACTGCGGTCCCCAATAGCACAGGCGTGTTCATCTTTGGCCGCTCAACGATCGTCGGAGGCACGACTGAAAACGCTTCCGACTGGAACGTCATCGCGGGCAACAGCGGGTCGGGCATTTACGCACACTGGGATCAAAACGCACGAGTTCAATACAACCGCATTGGCATCAATGCAGAGGGCAGGGTCCTGCCCAACGGCGGTCCGGCCATCGAGCTTAATGCCGGAACGTACACCATCGCTCACAACGAGATCGGGTTTGGCGCTAGTCGGGGAATCAGCGTCCAGGGCGACGCCCGCGCGCTCATCTACGAGAATCGCGTCGACCGAAACGGGCAGTTGCCCACTTGGGCCGAGATCGACTTGGGCAACCAAGGTTCAAACTTCAACGACGCGGGGGATCTGGACAGCGGGCCCAATGACCTGCTGAACGCGCCGACCGTAACCTCAATCGAGGGCACGCCCTCGAGCCCAATCGTGCGCGGCGCGTACCACGGCTTGGCCAACACGTCGATCACGATCGACCTTTACCTGCGCGGCTCCGGCTCGTCGCGCGCGCACCTGGGGCGGACCACCATCGCCACCGACGCCAACGGTAACGGCAGCTTCGCCTTCAATTCTGACCCAACGTGGATCGCGGCGGGCGGCAGGATCTTCGCGACGGCGAGCATCATCGATGCCCTCGGCAATGGCGGCGTCACGTCGGAAATGTCGGAGGCGGGGTTGCCCATCGGCGGCGGCTTCATCAGCGGGTTCATCGGGAACGATGTGAATGGCGACGGCGTGATCGACCTGGCCACCGAGAGCAACCTCGTGCCGGACCGGACGGCGTACATTGATGCCAACGAGAATGGCGCGCTCGATGCGGGCGAACGCCGGTTCGTCACCGAGGTCGATGGGTTCTGGTTCAACTTCCTTCAGCCCGGCCGCTACGTCATTCGCCAGGTCGTGCCGGCGGGGATGCGCCAGACCCGGCCCAGCAGCCTAGACCCCGCCGCGCAGGACGCGATCGTCATCGATCTGATCAACGGACAGCGGGCGCGGGCCGACTTCGCGACGACCGCCGCCCCGCTGACGGCCGACGCGGGTGGGCCATACACGGTGAGCGAGCGGGCGACCGTTGGCCTGAACGGTAGCGGGCACTCCGATTCGGGCTCGATCGTGAAATACGAGTGGGACCTCGACTACGACGGCTCATCGTTCCAGGTCGACGCGACCGGCGCTCGGCCGGCGTTCTCGGCCGCAGCGTTGGACGGACCGGCCGCCACCTGCACCGTCGCGCTGCGCGTGACCGATTCCGCTGGCGCAACGGCGATGTCGGCGGCGCGCGTGACCGTACTGAACGTGGCGCCAACGGCGACGTTCTCGATCAATGGACCGGTGACGGCGGGCGCGCCGGTCACCGCGTCGTTCACCAAACCGGTCGACGTGTCAGCCGACCTGCAATCGCTGCGGCACTCGTTCGACTTCAACAACGACGGCGACTTCACCGACGACGGCGACGTGAGTGGTTCGACCAGCGCCACGGCCTCGTTCACCTTCGCGACCGCCGGCACGTTCAACGTGCGCGGGCGGATCGCCGACAAGGATGGCGGGTACACGGACTACACGACGGCGGTCACCGTCAACCCGGCCACGCCTCCGCCGACCACATCAGTCGTTCTCCAGGCGGAGGACGCGGTTCTCAGCGGCGGGGCCGCCAAGGCCAGCCAGCACGCCGGCTTCATGGGAACGGGCTACGCGGACTATGCCGGCAGCGGCTCGGCCGCCCAGTGGGCCGTCACGCGCACGGCCGCCGGCGCCGCGACGCTGTCGGTGCGCTACGCCAACGGCGGCACGGCCGACCGCCCGCTGACCGTCTACGTCGACAACGTCGCCGTCGGCACGCTCGCCTGCGCCCCGACCGGCTCGTGGACCACGTGGTCGACCGTCTCGCTGGCGGCGACGCTGGCGGCCGGAACCAG from Tepidisphaeraceae bacterium encodes:
- a CDS encoding glycosyltransferase family 4 protein, which produces MAKVLLASHSPTLSTGYGRVTRDLAQCLMDAGHAVRAIGAGYAGERNPHGFPIVPSAVNDFGGAVQQVRAEWSPQRLITIGDPWMFDELPTLRRSMNLPWIACFPIDSEPLPDSWKAWINAVDRAIVFSEYAAGIVRAQAGRTAVVMPHGVDHTVFRPLDKAQCKARVGVAGKFVVGTVAANQRRKSLPALIAAFARFARDKPDALLYLHTPIVGEQDLQLILDHHGVTDHTRATLNYDPLVGLCDDDLATVYNSFYVFVLPTMAEGFGLPLLESQACGVPTLATDCSSCTELLPHPLQRVRVSGTEVHARGVARSLIDEPDLTDRLDHLYHDPALRAEIADASLRFAARFGWNQVARPLLDAIP
- a CDS encoding carbohydrate-binding protein translates to MYNSTRTTYAIEALEPRQLLTTFLVSNTADAGEGSLRQAILNANADANADNIHFAIASPGPWSIAPLTNLPTITAPVVLDATTQPGYAGKPVVEIKGPDLAWNSVGFHVWDGSDHSLIRGLVINGFQYGIITRGISVRVEGNFIGTDLSGTAAVGNGIGVLAMGRNAIIGGSVAAARNVISGNREGVGFSSGSGEGTVIRGNYIGTDHTGTTAVPNSTGVFIFGRSTIVGGTTENASDWNVIAGNSGSGIYAHWDQNARVQYNRIGINAEGRVLPNGGPAIELNAGTYTIAHNEIGFGASRGISVQGDARALIYENRVDRNGQLPTWAEIDLGNQGSNFNDAGDLDSGPNDLLNAPTVTSIEGTPSSPIVRGAYHGLANTSITIDLYLRGSGSSRAHLGRTTIATDANGNGSFAFNSDPTWIAAGGRIFATASIIDALGNGGVTSEMSEAGLPIGGGFISGFIGNDVNGDGVIDLATESNLVPDRTAYIDANENGALDAGERRFVTEVDGFWFNFLQPGRYVIRQVVPAGMRQTRPSSLDPAAQDAIVIDLINGQRARADFATTAAPLTADAGGPYTVSERATVGLNGSGHSDSGSIVKYEWDLDYDGSSFQVDATGARPAFSAAALDGPAATCTVALRVTDSAGATAMSAARVTVLNVAPTATFSINGPVTAGAPVTASFTKPVDVSADLQSLRHSFDFNNDGDFTDDGDVSGSTSATASFTFATAGTFNVRGRIADKDGGYTDYTTAVTVNPATPPPTTSVVLQAEDAVLSGGAAKASQHAGFMGTGYADYAGSGSAAQWAVTRTAAGAATLSVRYANGGTADRPLTVYVDNVAVGTLACAPTGSWTTWSTVSLAATLAAGTSTIRLVASTSAGGANVDALTITSGSDPVPPPPPPPPPPTDLASVTLQAEDALLSNGTGRSTQHAGFTGSGYADYAGNGSAAQFTVSRTAAGAATLQLRYANGGAGSRPLTVYVNGVAVGTIACAPTGGWATWASTSLEGVTLAAGDNAIRLVASTSAGGANVDTLTIINGGGSDPVTPPPVQPSVTVQAESATMVGVTRQTTNGGYTGTGYADFGGAGSYVQFTASRTTAGATTLKLRYANGGTTARPVSIAVNGAVVQSSVAMNGTGGWTNWQELTLTLDLLAGSNVIRLTSTTANGINLDAVTVG